Proteins encoded in a region of the Candidatus Zixiibacteriota bacterium genome:
- a CDS encoding DUF72 domain-containing protein — protein MPATRYQFRDLAPGVHFATASDRYAGWIGQIYTEDRDYKIKRSKRSIKGVDFAEEKLPVRSVVEYFQHYSALEIDFTFYAYLLDAEGQPTRNYAPLAEYAQWLPADAMVILKVPEAICATKRWRSDGGRRAVEDNPDYLNAEKFVERFYEPAISVLGSRIRAFSFEKGYQRKDDCPSPEENITRLQRFFGSVPADDRYHIEERTDRLKTEDYFIYLHQHGIGNVFSHWTWLPDLKTQWEQVGGFTNPSLGITRLLTPLRMGYDETYARYHPFDKLKDEFEQMYRDAAFIIKSGRQLEIPVVTVVNNRAGGNAPEITRRVAEEMRGLL, from the coding sequence ATGCCCGCCACCCGCTACCAATTCCGTGACCTCGCTCCCGGTGTCCACTTCGCGACCGCCAGCGACCGCTACGCCGGATGGATCGGGCAAATCTACACCGAGGATCGTGACTACAAGATCAAACGGTCCAAACGGTCGATCAAGGGCGTGGACTTCGCCGAGGAAAAGCTCCCGGTCCGCTCGGTTGTCGAGTACTTCCAGCATTACTCGGCGCTGGAGATCGATTTTACATTTTACGCATACCTTTTAGACGCCGAGGGCCAGCCGACCCGCAACTATGCGCCCCTGGCCGAATACGCCCAGTGGCTGCCTGCGGACGCCATGGTCATCCTCAAGGTCCCCGAGGCAATCTGCGCCACCAAGCGCTGGCGATCCGACGGCGGCAGGCGCGCTGTCGAAGACAACCCCGACTATCTCAATGCCGAGAAGTTTGTCGAGCGCTTCTACGAGCCGGCAATATCCGTGCTGGGCAGCCGCATCCGTGCCTTCAGTTTCGAAAAAGGTTACCAGCGCAAGGACGACTGCCCCAGCCCGGAGGAAAACATCACCCGTCTGCAACGCTTCTTCGGCTCTGTTCCTGCCGATGACCGCTACCACATCGAGGAACGGACCGACCGGCTCAAGACTGAAGACTATTTCATTTACCTGCATCAGCACGGGATCGGCAATGTTTTCAGCCACTGGACCTGGCTGCCGGACCTCAAGACCCAATGGGAGCAGGTCGGCGGCTTCACCAACCCATCGCTGGGAATCACCCGACTCCTGACGCCCTTGCGCATGGGGTACGATGAGACCTACGCCCGCTATCACCCCTTCGACAAACTCAAAGACGAATTCGAACAGATGTACCGCGACGCGGCTTTCATCATCAAATCGGGCCGACAACTCGAAATCCCCGTGGTGACCGTGGTCAACAACCGCGCCGGCGGCAACGCGCCGGAGATTACGCGGAGGGTGGCGGAGGAGATGCGGGGATTGCTATGA
- the rsmB gene encoding 16S rRNA (cytosine(967)-C(5))-methyltransferase RsmB: MRPSAAQPRRLPRDRQRPRVEHKNPFGDNNARAVAFDLAEKAYNMTVPFDQIWDSHPGLVALPKRERALAIHLSAGVLRFKRRLDRIGMQLTDGKFDGLHERVRWVLRLGLFQVIDCDRIPPHAAVSTAVDAARIASHTGIAGMVNAVLRRAARERDALKATVADPTLSVGERLSLPDWIADIMVRRYPEARVEQIDRWINSPPNYYFRVAASRADQGLAQLMDLIERDDLGVARQHPDFPAYVSVSTAALVSDSPLFAEPLGWVQNPAAELVIRLLDPQPGETVIDLFAAPGGKSMLIAEQVGPDGQVFAVDKSELRLQRLVENKVRLGFENILPIVGDASALGDRAAPRVLADVPCSAFGTLAKNPEVRWTKSADDITRLARSQRLWLIAASRHVAHGGVLVYATCTLPRQENEDVVNAFLIDHSDFVRDDIPDSIPRKYVSGDGIVMTTPPVDGLDGVFAARLRRKE, encoded by the coding sequence ATGCGTCCATCCGCCGCACAGCCACGCCGACTGCCGCGCGACCGGCAGCGCCCGCGCGTCGAGCATAAGAACCCGTTCGGGGACAACAACGCCCGCGCGGTGGCTTTCGATCTGGCCGAGAAGGCATACAACATGACGGTGCCGTTCGACCAGATCTGGGATTCGCATCCGGGACTGGTGGCGCTGCCCAAACGCGAACGCGCGTTGGCGATTCACCTATCGGCGGGCGTGTTGCGATTCAAGCGGCGGCTTGACCGCATCGGGATGCAGTTGACCGACGGCAAGTTCGACGGGCTGCACGAACGGGTCCGCTGGGTGCTGCGGCTGGGCTTGTTCCAGGTGATCGATTGCGACCGCATCCCGCCGCATGCAGCGGTTTCGACCGCGGTCGATGCCGCGCGCATCGCCTCGCACACCGGCATCGCCGGAATGGTCAATGCCGTGCTGCGGCGAGCGGCCCGCGAACGTGATGCGCTGAAAGCGACAGTCGCCGATCCGACACTCTCGGTCGGCGAACGGTTGTCGCTTCCCGATTGGATCGCTGACATCATGGTCAGGCGGTATCCGGAAGCGCGGGTCGAGCAAATCGACCGTTGGATCAACTCACCGCCGAATTACTACTTCCGCGTGGCCGCCTCGCGCGCAGACCAGGGACTGGCGCAACTGATGGATTTGATCGAGAGAGACGATCTGGGCGTGGCGCGGCAACATCCCGATTTCCCGGCGTACGTCTCCGTCAGCACCGCGGCGTTGGTCTCCGACTCTCCGTTGTTTGCCGAGCCGCTGGGATGGGTTCAGAATCCGGCCGCCGAACTGGTCATTCGGCTGCTTGATCCGCAACCAGGCGAAACGGTGATTGATCTGTTCGCCGCGCCCGGCGGCAAGTCGATGCTGATTGCCGAACAGGTCGGACCGGATGGCCAGGTTTTCGCCGTCGATAAGAGTGAACTGCGGCTGCAGCGGCTTGTTGAGAATAAGGTGCGATTGGGATTCGAGAACATCCTGCCGATTGTCGGCGATGCCTCGGCATTGGGTGATCGCGCCGCGCCACGCGTCTTGGCCGATGTGCCATGCTCGGCATTCGGCACGCTCGCCAAGAATCCCGAGGTGCGCTGGACCAAATCGGCCGACGACATCACACGGTTGGCACGGTCACAGCGATTGTGGCTGATCGCCGCGTCGCGGCATGTCGCGCACGGGGGTGTGCTGGTGTATGCCACCTGCACCCTGCCCCGGCAGGAAAACGAAGATGTTGTCAATGCCTTCCTGATCGATCATTCTGACTTCGTGCGCGACGATATCCCCGACTCGATCCCGCGCAAGTATGTCAGCGGCGATGGGATTGTCATGACGACGCCGCCGGTCGACGGGCTTGATGGGGTGTTTGCCGCGCGGCTTCGACGCAAAGAGTAG
- a CDS encoding PASTA domain-containing protein: MKFLVAPLLVIVGLVVLMDIVVMPAVTRHGREFPAPNLVGRSIETVRPSLDSVGALLEIAEQRHSPDHAEGTIIEQRPAAGRPIKGGRTLKVVVSRGSELLDVPRLRGFSVRQAELILGEAGFAIGGRAPAQDPDVPVGTVAGTIPSAGARLPRESVVNLLVNESEPEWAWCPNLVGKNIEEARTILRERGLMLGRVERQLDSRLLPGTVVSQSISPGGEVRVGTEIGLVISRDR, encoded by the coding sequence GTGAAATTCCTCGTCGCGCCGCTTCTGGTCATCGTCGGCTTGGTCGTACTCATGGACATCGTGGTGATGCCGGCGGTCACGCGTCACGGCCGGGAGTTTCCCGCGCCGAATTTGGTCGGCCGGTCGATCGAGACTGTGCGGCCCTCGCTCGATTCGGTCGGTGCGCTGCTGGAGATCGCCGAACAGCGGCATTCTCCCGACCACGCCGAAGGCACAATCATCGAGCAGCGGCCCGCCGCAGGACGGCCGATCAAGGGCGGACGCACACTCAAAGTCGTCGTGTCTCGCGGCTCGGAATTGTTGGATGTGCCTCGGCTGCGCGGTTTTTCGGTGCGCCAGGCCGAGTTGATCCTGGGCGAAGCAGGATTCGCCATCGGCGGACGCGCCCCTGCACAGGATCCCGATGTCCCGGTCGGCACGGTTGCGGGCACCATCCCCAGCGCCGGCGCCCGCCTGCCGCGTGAATCGGTCGTCAATCTCCTGGTCAACGAGTCGGAGCCGGAGTGGGCGTGGTGTCCCAATCTCGTCGGCAAAAACATCGAGGAAGCGCGCACGATTCTGCGCGAACGCGGTCTGATGCTGGGGCGAGTCGAACGTCAGCTCGACAGCCGCCTGTTGCCCGGAACCGTCGTTTCCCAATCGATCTCTCCCGGGGGTGAAGTCCGTGTCGGGACCGAGATCGGCCTGGTCATCTCCCGCGACAGGTAG
- the ffh gene encoding signal recognition particle protein, whose amino-acid sequence MFSELTERLEGVIKNLRGQGKISESNVRDTLKDVRRALLEADVNYKVVKEFLDEVQSESLGENVLRSVTPGQQIVKIIHDKLVGLLGGQHRPVRFEKSSALTIWMLIGLQGSGKTTTCAKLASQFRKAGRRPHLVACDLARPAAVEQLQSLGRELGIPVHTGSGSPIAVAQDSLRAATDAHGDLVIVDTAGRLHVDDTLMNEVAELKSAIMPTECFYVADAMTGQDAVTSASEFARRVGIDGVILTKADGDARGGAALSVVGVTGAPILFVGVGEKTADLEPFHPDRMASRILGMGDVVGLVEKVQNAVDQHQAAKWEDKLRRAEFDFEDFLEQLRQLRKMGSMESLLGMIPGVGKQLKGLSIDEGAQNRAEAIVLSMTPDERRRPEIINGSRRQRIARGSGNSIQDVNRLLKQFSMMQKMMKNMQKPGRRGKFAFPAMPSGMRPGA is encoded by the coding sequence ATGTTTTCTGAACTGACAGAACGCCTTGAAGGCGTGATCAAGAATCTGCGCGGACAGGGGAAGATTTCCGAGTCCAACGTTCGCGACACGCTGAAAGACGTGCGTCGCGCGCTGCTGGAAGCGGATGTCAATTACAAAGTGGTAAAGGAATTCTTAGACGAGGTGCAATCCGAAAGTCTTGGCGAAAACGTACTGCGGTCGGTCACGCCGGGACAGCAGATCGTCAAGATCATCCACGACAAGCTCGTCGGCTTGCTCGGCGGACAGCATCGTCCAGTACGCTTTGAAAAATCGTCGGCGCTGACAATCTGGATGCTGATCGGATTGCAGGGTTCCGGCAAGACAACGACCTGCGCCAAACTCGCGTCGCAGTTTCGCAAAGCGGGACGCCGCCCGCATCTGGTCGCGTGCGACCTGGCGCGCCCGGCCGCGGTCGAGCAATTGCAAAGTTTGGGACGCGAATTGGGCATTCCGGTGCACACCGGATCCGGATCGCCGATTGCTGTCGCGCAGGACAGTCTCAGGGCCGCAACCGATGCCCATGGAGATCTGGTCATCGTCGATACGGCCGGACGGCTGCATGTCGATGACACATTGATGAATGAGGTCGCCGAGCTGAAATCGGCCATTATGCCGACCGAATGTTTCTATGTCGCCGATGCGATGACCGGGCAGGACGCAGTCACATCGGCGTCGGAGTTTGCCAGGCGAGTCGGAATCGATGGCGTGATTCTCACCAAGGCCGATGGCGATGCACGGGGCGGCGCGGCATTGTCAGTCGTCGGAGTGACCGGCGCTCCGATCCTGTTTGTCGGTGTGGGCGAGAAGACCGCCGACCTCGAGCCGTTTCACCCCGACCGCATGGCCTCGCGCATTCTCGGGATGGGCGATGTGGTCGGTCTGGTCGAGAAAGTCCAGAACGCGGTCGATCAGCATCAGGCGGCGAAGTGGGAAGACAAGCTGCGCCGTGCCGAGTTTGATTTCGAAGACTTTCTTGAGCAATTGCGCCAGTTGCGCAAGATGGGATCAATGGAATCGCTGTTGGGAATGATCCCCGGCGTGGGCAAACAACTCAAAGGGCTGTCGATCGACGAGGGTGCACAGAATCGCGCCGAGGCCATCGTGCTGTCGATGACCCCCGATGAACGTCGTCGCCCGGAGATCATCAATGGATCGCGCCGACAGCGCATCGCGCGCGGCAGCGGCAACTCGATTCAGGATGTCAACCGATTGCTCAAACAGTTTTCCATGATGCAGAAGATGATGAAGAACATGCAGAAGCCCGGACGGCGCGGGAAGTTTGCCTTTCCCGCGATGCCGTCGGGCATGAGACCGGGAGCTTAA
- the rpsP gene encoding 30S ribosomal protein S16 codes for MSVKIRLRRGGRRNRPMYRVVAADSRAPRDGRFLDTLGFYNPLDKPAKFNVDVERTLHWLRQGAQPSDTVRTLFKRIGMAEIWKLAQDNQDYSGVTLRDAIDEKAQKAKSRARARMKEADEKSAAPAAPAASPAAAEKAES; via the coding sequence TTGTCGGTAAAGATTCGTTTGCGTCGCGGCGGCCGTCGCAACCGCCCGATGTACCGCGTGGTCGCGGCCGATTCGCGAGCACCGCGCGATGGCCGGTTTCTCGACACGCTGGGTTTCTACAATCCGCTGGACAAACCGGCGAAGTTCAATGTCGATGTCGAGCGCACGCTGCATTGGCTCAGGCAGGGCGCGCAGCCCAGCGACACGGTGCGCACGCTCTTTAAGCGCATCGGCATGGCCGAGATCTGGAAGCTGGCACAAGATAATCAGGACTACTCCGGCGTGACACTGCGCGATGCCATCGACGAGAAAGCGCAAAAGGCCAAATCCCGCGCCCGCGCGCGCATGAAGGAAGCCGACGAAAAGTCGGCTGCGCCGGCGGCTCCCGCGGCGTCCCCGGCCGCAGCAGAGAAGGCAGAATCATAG
- the rimM gene encoding ribosome maturation factor RimM (Essential for efficient processing of 16S rRNA), which yields MSERVALGRIGKAHGLQGAFRVWPYADDTARFARLEKVVLTNGPRSVNARVCSVQAAGGFVIMRTDAIITPEDVRAWLGGDLEIDETDRIEPEAGRYFHDQLIGLTVVTVSGETVGTIAAILDMPANDVYVCCDGDREYLIPAVDEFVRMIDPAAGRMVIAPITGMIGETE from the coding sequence ATGTCGGAACGGGTGGCATTGGGACGTATCGGTAAGGCGCATGGGCTGCAAGGCGCGTTTCGCGTGTGGCCGTATGCCGACGACACCGCACGCTTTGCGCGGCTGGAGAAAGTCGTGCTGACCAATGGGCCGCGCTCGGTTAACGCCAGAGTATGCTCTGTGCAGGCGGCGGGCGGTTTTGTCATCATGCGCACCGATGCGATCATCACGCCCGAGGATGTGCGCGCCTGGCTCGGCGGCGATCTGGAGATCGACGAAACCGACCGCATCGAGCCCGAAGCGGGGCGGTATTTCCACGATCAACTCATCGGCCTGACGGTCGTGACGGTCTCCGGCGAGACGGTCGGGACCATCGCAGCGATCCTGGATATGCCGGCCAACGATGTTTATGTCTGCTGCGACGGCGACCGGGAGTACCTGATTCCCGCGGTCGATGAGTTCGTCAGAATGATCGATCCGGCGGCGGGACGAATGGTGATTGCGCCGATCACGGGAATGATCGGA